Part of the Lichenicola cladoniae genome is shown below.
TCGCACGGGTCCGGACAGTGCGGCCCGACATGCTGTATTGCTGCGATCCGGTGATGGGCGACCGTGGGCCCGGCCTGTACGTCCGTGCCGGCATCCCGGGCCTGCTGCACGGCCGCGCGGTGGCGCAGGCCGACATCCTGACCCCGAACCAGTTCGAGCTCGAGCAGCTGGTACCGGAGCTCGGCGACGGACCGCATGGCGTCCAGGTGCTGGCCGACGCCGCGCGCGGCCTGCGCGGCCGGATGCACCAGCCTGGCCCGCGATGCGTCCTGGTGACCAGTGTCGAGGCCCAGGAGACCCCGGCCGAAGCGCTGGACCTGCTTCTCGTGTTCGACGGCGGTGCGGCCTTGCTCCGCACCCCAAGGCTGCCGATCAACCCCAGCGGCGCCGGCGACCTGATCTCGGCGCTTTTCCTGTTTCACCTGCGCGACGGCAGCGATCCGGTGAACGCGCTGGAACGGGCGGCGGCGTCGGTCTGGGGCATCCTGCAACGGACCGCCGAGGCAGGCTCGCGCGAACTGCTTCTGGTGCAGGCGCAGGACGAACTGATCCGCCCATCACGAATATTTCGGGCGCAGCTGCTCTGACGACCCGTTCGTGGAATTGAGACAGATCGACGAAGCGGCTACCGTTTTCAGAGCATACCGAAATAAGGGAACGTACCATGGCACTGAAACCTCATGCGATCCGGGCTCCAGGCTGGGTCTCCGAGTTCAGCGCGTTCATCATGCGCGGCAACGTCGTCGACCTTGCAGTCGGTATCATCATCGGCGCCGCCTTCACCACGATCGTGCAGAGCCTGGTCAAGGACATCTTCACGCCGCTGATCGGCCTGGTCGTGGGCGGCATCGATTTCTCCAACATCTTCGTGACGCTGAGGGGCACGCATTACGCGACCCTGGCGGAAGCCCAGCGGCTGGGCTCGCCCACGCTCAATGTCGGGCTGTTCCTGAATGCCGTGATCCAGTTCCTGATCGTCGGCCTGGTGATCTTCTGGGTCGTGAAGCTGCTGACCAAGCTGCATGTGCGCCAGGAGGCGAAGGAAGCGATCGTGCTCCCGACCGCGAGCGAACTGCTGCTGGTCGAGATCCGTGACCTTCTGGCGCGGCGGGAAGCAGTGCCGGCGACCGAGCCGACATTGCCGCCCTCCCTGTCGATCTGAGCGCGTCAGCCCTTCATGCTGTCGGGGACGGTACCGCCGTTCTCCTGCAGCTTCTGCACCACCGCCTTGTGCAGGGCGATATTCTCTTCCGCGCTGCCATCGGCGCCGGCATGGACATCGAGTTCGCCGGCGAGGGTCTTGCGGGCCTGGAGACTGGAATCCAGGTCCAGCAGCTTGAGCAGGTCAACGATCGACGTCTGGTAGTTCAGGTTGCCGCCCTTCTGCTCCGCCAGCTTGGACAGCACCGCGCCGACATCGACGGACTGCAGAGATGCGCCGGCCGGTGCGGCGGCCGGTGTGGAGGGCGAGGGCGCATCCGGGCTGCCGGCAGCGGGCGCGGCGGCCGGTGTGGCTGCATCCGCGGAGCCGACCGCTCCGGTCGCGAAGTGGACGATCTTGTCCATGATCGATCCGAAAAAGCTCATCACGGTATCCTTTCTCGATGTGCTGGCACTCCATCGTCCGGAACGAGTCGAGGTTCCGCCTGTTGGCGCCTGGTGACAGCTTGATAAGATCTCGGCTCGTGAGATCTAGTGTAGACCCATATCGGTCCGATCCGGAGAATGCCCGCATGTCCCAGCCACGGTTCATCCCAGTCTTCAGGCAAGTTTCCTGAGCCGGCTGCTACCCATGGCGCGTGCCTGCTCGTTGATGGCCATCGTCATGCTCGGTGGATGCGGCGTCGGTGGCTCGTCCGGTCCGGCGATCGGCGCCCGGGACGATCATCATCCGGCCAGCCTGATCGATGGATACCTGATCGCCCGCGGCATGGCCCTAAGCTACGGCCATTCCGGACGCGCCGGGCCGGCCGAGATCGCGCAGCTCGTGCAATATGATCACGCGGCACTGATGGCAGTGGTGACGGCCCAGCTGGAGCCTGGCGACGAGCGCAACATGCAGGCCGAGCGGGCGCTGCAGACGCTGGTCGATTTCACCGGTGCGAACGACCTGAAGCCGGACCCGGCAATGCCGGTAGCCCCAGCGGTGCAATAAGGCGAGCGGCTTGTCGGCGCCGACTTCGGAGGCGGCAGCGACCCGGGAACGACCGGCTATTTCGCCTTGGCGCGGGGCGGGGCCGGCTTCTGCGCGTCGCGACGCAGCCGCTTCTCGCCCAGCAGCAGCAGGATCGGGGCGGCGATGAAGATCGAGGACGAGGTGCCGACGACAATGCCGAACAGCATCACCCAGGCAAAGCCGGCCAGGGTGTGGCCGCCGAACAGGGCCAGTGGCAACGCGGCCAGGAACACGGTGGATGACGTGCCGAGCGTCCGGTTCAGGGTCTCGTTGATCGACAGGTCGATCAGCTCGCGCAGCGGCATGGTGCGATACTTGCGAAGATTCTCCCGCACCCGGTCATAGACCACGACCTTGTCGTTGGTGGAGTAGCCGAGGACGGTCAGGATCGCCGCCACCATCACCAGGTCGAACTCGAACCGGGTGATTGCCAGGAAGCCGATGGTCTTGGTGATGTCGAGCACCAGCGTCGCCACGGCGCTGACCGCGAACTCCCATTCGAAGCGAAACCAGATATAGGCCAGGATCATCAGCAGGCTGATCCCGAGCGCCAGCAATCCGTTGCGGAACAGCTCCGACGACACCGACGCGCCGACCGCGTCGGCGCGCAGGATCTGCGTCCCCGGCTGGGCCTGGCTGACGCCGGCGCGAACCTTGTCGACCAGCGACTGGGTCGCTGCCTCGGAACCGGCATCCTTGCCTGCGGGCGCATCGAGGCGGATCAGCACGTCGTCGGCACTGCCGAACCGTTGCAGGCCGGCATTGGTGACGTGCTGTGCCGCGAGCCCGGCGCGGATCTTGGCGAAATCGGCCGGTCCCTGAGTGCGCGCCTCGACGACAATGCCGCCCTTGAAGTCGATGCCGAGCGACAGCCCGGGATAGAAGAACAGCCCCACCGACGCCGCCGACAGGAACGCCGAGACCGCGAGCCCCAGGAAGCGGCCGCGCATGAACTTGATGCGGGTGCCGTCCTTGACGAAGCGGAAGCGCGGACGAAGCAGGGCCGAGGTCGAATTGGACATGGGCGAGAGCCTAGACCGGCAGGATGGTGGGGCGGGTCGTCGCATACCAGCGGACCATCAGCATGCGCGACAGCAGCAGCGTGGTGAACAGCGTGGTGACGATGCCGATGGTGATGGTGAGCGCGAACCCGCGCACCGGGCCGGTGCCGAACACGAACAGCATGACGTGCGCCAGGAGCGCGGTCGCGTTGCTGTCGACGATGGTCGAGGTGGCGCGCTCGAAGCCTGCCTGCATCGCGGCGAGCGGGGTGCGTCCGCGCTGGACCTCCTCGCGGATGCGCTCGTTGATCAGGATGTTGGCGTCCACCGCCATGCCGAGAGTGAGCAGCATGCCGGCCATGCCGGGCAGCGTCAGGGTCGCCTGGAACAGCGACAGTACGGCCACGATCAGGATCAGGTTGGCGACCAGGGCGAGGTTCGCATACCAGCCGAACAGCCCATAGAACACCGCCATGAAGCCGACCACCAGCAGGAAGCCGATCCCCAGGCTGATGGCGCCGGCCCGGATCGAGTCTGCCCCGAGCGTTGGTCCGATGCTGCGCTGCTCGATCACCTCGAGCGGCGCGGGCAGCGCGCCGGCACGCAACAGCAGGGCGAGGTCGGTGGCGGACTGGGCGGTGTAGTTGCCGGTGATCTGGCCGTTGCCGCTCGGGATGACGCCGCGGATCACCGGGGCGGTGATCACCTTGTTGTCCAGCACGATGGCGAACGGCTTGCCGAGATTGTCGCGGGTCACTTCGGCGAACTGCCGGGTGCCGACGCTGTCGAGGGTGAAGTCGATCGCCCACTGGCCGCTCTGGTTGTCCTGGCCGGCGCGCGCGTTGGTGAGATCGGCGCCGTCCACATCCACATGGTGCATCACCGGCACCAATTGTTTGGGATCGTCCTGCATCGGCAGCATGTCGACGCCGGGTGGCGCCGCGCCGCCGGGGCTCACACCCTCGGCGACCAGATGGAAGGTCATCTTGGCGGTGGTGCCGAGCAGCTGCTTGATGCGGTTCGGGTCGCTGATTCCGGGCAGCTGGACGACGATGCGGTCGTCGCCCTGGCGGGTGATTTCTGGGTCGACGGCGCCGGTGGCATCGATTCGCCGCCGCACGATCTCGATCGACTGGGCGACGGCGTCGCTGGCGCGGGTGCGGAGCGCACCAGGCGACAAGGTCACCGCGATGCGGCCGTCCGCCAGCGTCGAAATGGCGAACTCATTGGGGGTCGCCGCCGGCAGGTCGGCCAGGATTGCGAGGTCGCGATCATGCTCGGCGGGGCTGCGTGGCGTGAAGGTCACGGCGCCCAGCTTCGGGTCGGCCACCAGGTTGCGATAGCCGAGGCCGGCCTTCAGCAACGACTGCCGGACACCGTCGGTCAGGGTTTCCAGGCGTCCGCGCGCCAGCGTGTCGAGGTCGACCCGCATCAGCAGGTAGGACCCGCCGCGCAGGTCGAGGCCGAGATGGATCTGGCGCCAGGGGAGGTTGGCACCCGGCATCCGGAAGACGTTCGGCAGGCAGAGCAGCAGGCCGATCAGGCAGACGGCCAGAACGGAGCCCATCTTGAGGCGGCTATAGTACATCATGGCAAGCGGGCCGACCTCTCCTGGTCCCGCCCCGGGCGCGTGCGGGCGAGATCGGCGGGAACATGCCGGGCGGACCTTCAGGATGCAACCACGGGCGCCGGGGTGGGGCCGGGATTGGTCCGCAGGATGTCGAGGTGCTCGTTCCGTTTCACGATCGAGCGACACGGACACGCTGCATGCCGCCGCATTGCTGGTGCCACCGGGTGCTTGTGGAGCTCGCATCACGGGCGCCGTCATCGGAGCACCGGTCGCCAACCCTGTCGGAAATTCCTAGATGTTCCGGAACCCCGCTTGCTCCGGGTCTGCCGCAATGACCGGGCCGCCCCGCGCTTGACACTGCACCTGATGCAGCCGACGACGTTTCGGCCCGGACAATGACGGAACGGCAGGGAGCAGGCATGGCACGTTCCAAGGCACCGGCGGGACCGGCGACCGGACCTCTCCTGCGCATCGGCATTGTCGGCGCGGGACATTTCGGCCGGTTCCATGCACTCAAGGTGGCAGCGTCGGCGCGGTCGGTGCTGGCGGGGGTGCACGACCCGGACCAGGCGCGGGCAGCCTCGGTCGGACGCGAGGCCGGCGGCGCACCCGCACTCGGTTTGGACGATCTGCTGGCGTCCTGCGACGCGGTGATCGTCGCGGCGCCGGCGGAAGCCCATTTCGCGCTGGCCGAGGCGGCATTGCGGGCCGGACGGCACGTGCTGATCGAGAAGCCGATCGCCTCGACCCTGGATCAGGCCGACCGGCTGATCGCCCTCGCCGGGCAGGCGGGCCGGGTGCTGCAGGTCGGGCATCTGCTGCGCTACTCCGCCGAGCACAAGGCGATCACCCAGCGCATCACCCGGCCACTCTATATCGAGGCGACCCGGATCGCGCCGTTCAAGCCGCGCGGCACCGACGTCTCGGTGATCCTGGACCTGATGATCCATGATCTCGACCTGGTGCTGGCGATCGTCGACAGCCCGATCGAGGATGTGGACGCGCTGGGCGCCGCGGTCAGCAGCGCGCACGAGGATATCGCCAACGCCCGGGTGCGTTTCGCCAACGGCTGCGTCGCCACCATCACCGCCAGCCGGATCTCGCTGAAGACCGAGCGGCGGATGCGGCTGTTCTCGGAGGAAGGGTATCTTTCGGCGGATTTTGTGGCCCGCGAGCTCACCATGATCGGCCGGGATCGCGGCCTGCCGCTGCCCGGCACCGGCGGCTTCCGGCGCGAGGCGGTGAGCTGGCAGGAGCACGATACGCTGGCCGCCGAGCACGAGGCGTTCGCGGCCTCTTGCCTGGACGGGGTGCCGGTGATCGTCGACGGGTCCGCCGGCCGCCGGGCACTCGCCGCCGCCTTGGCGGTCGGCGACGGCATCGCCGAGGCGCGCCGGCGCATGGAACGCTCCGGCCTGATCGGCATGCAGGCCTGATCAGTCGCGGCGACGGTCTCGCCCGGGCATCGTCCGACTGCACGGGATCGCCCGACTGATCAGGGTGCGCGCCCGTTCGGCAGGTTGGCGGATAGTCCCCGGGCTCTGCGAACGAACAACACCCATGCAGTATCATCCCGGAACCGGCTGTCCGGGCGGCGGGGACCGTAGCCCGACATGCCGCGCCTGAACCCCGCTCTCCTCCGGACCGCTCCACGAGGCTTCGGGATCGCGGCCCCGCTCTTGCTTGCAGAGCTGTGCGACCCCGACATTCAGCCTGACAATCGCTGCCGCCGAGCGGGACATGTCCGGCCCACCTCGGGTGCGCGTGTCGATCATCCACGAATGGATATCATGCAGACGGACGACATCATCGGCTCCTGGCAGCGTCATCTGACCGGGCAGACCGGCCCGCTCTATCTGTGCATCGTCGAAGCCCTGAGCCGGTCGATCCGGCAGGGCGAACTTCGCGAAGGCGACCGGCTGCCGCCGCAACGTCGCCTGGCCACCGCCCTGGACGTCGATCTCACGACAGTCACCCGCGCCTTCAACGAGGCCAAGCGGCGTGGCCTGCTCGACGCGACGGTCGGGCGGGGCAGTTTCGTGCGGTCCGGGGTCGGCGCGGCGCGCTGGCGCGACGACCGCCAGGCGGTGGTCGACCTCACCATGAACCTGCCGCCGATGCTGGCGGAGCCATCGATGCAACGGCTGCTGCAGGAGGGCGTCAGCCGGCTGCTGCGCAAGCAGGATGTGGGCGTGCTGATGTCATACCGCATGACCGCCGGCACCACCGAGGAACGCACCGCCGGCGCCGCCTGGCTGAAGCCGGTACTCGGCCAGCGTGCGGTGGACGAGGTGCTGCTGGTTCCGGGTGCGCAGAGCGCCATGCTCGCGGTCGTCAGCACGATGGCGAAGACCGGCGACGCGATCGTTGCCGAGCAGTTCACCTATCCGGGCATCCGCGCGCTGGCCGCCCAGCTCGGACTCAACCTGTCCGGGGTCGGCATGGATGCGGAAGGGATGATCCCGGACGCGCTCGACCGGGTACTGCGCGAAAGTGGCGCCAGGCTGATCTATTGCACGCCGAACATCCAGAACCCGACCACGGCGACGATGTCGCTGGAGCGACGCCGCCGCATCCTGTCCGTGGCGCAGGCGCATAATTCGATGGTGCTCGAGGATGATCCGTACGGGCTGCTGCCGACCGACCCGCTGCCCGCCCTGGCGCAGCTGGCGCCGACGCGGGTGTTCCATGTGGCGACACTTGCGAAAGTGCTGTCGCCCGGATTGAGAACGGCGTTCCTGGTGGCACCCAGCTACGATCATGCCCAGCGGCTGACTGCCGCGATCCGGGCGACATCGCTGATGGGGGCCGGACTGATGACCGGCCTGGCGACGCAATGGATCCGTGGTGGCCAGGCGAGGACGATCCTCGACGCGGTGCGTGCCGAGTCCGCTGCGAGGCAGCGCGTCGCCCGAACCGTGCTGGGAACTGCCCCATGCGCGCATCCGGAAGGGCTGCATGTCTGGCTCCGCCTGCCGCCGCACTGGAACAGCAGCGATTTCGTCACCTATGTCCGGCGGCAGGGACTGGCGCTGGTGCCGAGCGACGTGTTCACGGTGGAGGGCAAAGCGCCTGGCCGGGTACGGATCGCACTCGGTACAGCCGCCGATCAGCCGGCGCTGCTGGATGCACTGACATCGGTCGCCGCCGCCATGCAACACAAGCGCGCGCAAGGCTACGACAACGTCGTTTAGGGCACCGTTATATGCACATGCCGTGTGCTTCTGGTGCGACCGGTGCACGGGATTTGAGCAGAGAAAAACGATCAATTCGGTTTGTGGCCGCCCCTGGACAATGTGTCTGACATTGTATGGCACTGCCTGATCCGTGCAGACGCATTGTATGGAGATCGGGCGCCAGGCACCCCTTGGCACGAGCCTTGCGATGGTCGTCTGCAGAGACGGCGCCGTGCCGATCTCGCTGTGATCCATCCGGTCCGATCGATCGGAACACGCCCAAGAGGTGCCGCAATGCCGAAGGTCGAGAAAATCCCGAACCAGCCTGGCGACTATCTGGTCGATTACGAGGAGAAGGTGTTCGAGGATGTCCAGGCAAAGCCTGGCGAGAAGGCGCTCGTCACGTTCCACACGGTCGCGTTCGAAGGCTCGATCGGGCTGGTCAATTTGCTGCAGGCGACACGCCTGAAGCGCAAGGGTTTCGAGACCTCGATCCTGCTGTACGGCCCCGGCATCACGCTCGGCGTGCAGCGCGGGTTTCCGCGCCTGGGCGACGAGGCGTTCCCCGGTCATCAGAACTTCAACAAGCAGATCACAAAGTTCATGGAGGAGGGCGGCAAGGTCTATGCCTGCCGTTTCTCGATGCAGGCCCTGTATGGCCATGGCGAGGGCGCGCTGATCCCCGGCATCCGACCGATCGCGCCGCAGGACGTGCTCGACCTGATGCTGATCCATCGTCGCGACGGCGCCTTCATCCTCGATACCTGGACGCTCTGACGCCGATGGGAAAAATCGTCAGGGCAGCCGCAATCCAGTTGTCGCCGGTGCTGGAGAACGGCACCGGCACGGTGGAGAAAGTCTGCCAGGCGATCCGGAACGCGGCTGCACAGGGTGTGCAGCTCGCGGTCTTCCCGGAAACGTTCGTGCCATACTATCCATATTTCTCGTTCGTGATGCCGGCGTCGAAGATGGGCGCCGAGCATATGCGGCTCTACGAAAATGCCGTTACCGTGCCTGGCCCGATTACCGACATGGTAGCGGCGGAAGCGCGCGCCGCCGGCATGGTCGTCGTGCTGGGCGTCAACGAGCGCGATCACGGCTCGCTCTACAACACCCAGGTGATCTTCGACGCCGACGGCACCATCCTGCTCAAGCGACGCAAGATCACGCCGACATTCCATGAGCGCATGGTGTGGGGCCAGGGCGACGGCGCCGGCCTGCGCGTCGTCGAGAGTGCCGTCGGCCGTGTCGGCGCGCTGGCCTGCTGGGAGCATTATAACCCGCTCGCACGCTACGCCCTGATGACGCAGCACGAGGAAATCCACTGCGCGCAGTTTCCGGGCTCGATGGTCGGCCAGATCTTCGCCGACCAGATGGAGGTAACGATCCGCCATCATGCGCTCGAGGCGGGATGCTTCGTCGTCAACGCCACAGGCTGGCTCACCGACGAACAGATCGTGTCGATCACGCTGGATACCGGTTTGCAGCAGGCACTGCGTGGGGGATGCTGTGCGGCGATCGTGTCGCCGGAGGGGGTGCTGCTCGCGCCGCCGCTGCGGGAGGGCGAGGGCATGGTCGTAGCGGATCTCGATATGTCCCTGATCGTGAAGCGCAAGCGCATGATGGACAGTGTCGGCCATTATGCGCGGCCCGAATTTCTGAGCCTGCAGCATGACATGCGCCCGGCCATGCCGGTGCAGATCCAGCCCGCCTAGACGCATCGCCCACCCGGCTCGTTTTTAAAGAGGCCAGCGCATGTCGATCCAGACTTCGATGCCGATGAGCAGCCGGCAGTTGATCACCGAGCTGCAGTCGTTCGGTCTGAAGCTGGCCGACAGCGACAAGGGCGGCCAAAGCCGTCGCGGCGGTGCCGGTCCGTCGGACCACAAGGCGGTGACCGTCGCCGGCCAGACGGTGATGGTGCCGATCCATACGGCGACGGCGCGCACCTCGCCGTTCACCGCAGCCCCGCCGGACCCGAACGGCATCACGGTGCTGATGCGAGAGGGCATGGAGGTCGGCCGCATCGCCTTCCCGCGGCCGCCGCGCTTCTACGGTCTGCAGACGTTCGATGGCGTGCCGTACTGGAAGATCGCGCTGCTGCATGGCCGCGACACGCTGGCGACGACGGTGATGCAGACCTGCATCCGCTACCGCGACCAGCGCACCGCCTGCCAGTTCTGCGCGATCGGGCAGTCGCTCGAAGCCGGCCGAACCATCGCCCACAAGACGCCCGAGCAACTGGCCGAGGTCGCCCGGGCTGCAGTCCTGCTCGACGGCGTTCGCGACATGGTGCTGACCACCGGCACACCCAATCTCGACGATCGGGGCGCCGCGGTGCTGTGCGACAGCGCGTTTGCCATCAAGGCGGCGATCGACCTGCCGATCCAGGCGCAGTGCGAGCCGCCGCGCGACCCGGTCTGGTATGCACGGCTGAAAGCCGCCGGTGCCGACAGCCTCGGCATGCATCTCGAAGCCGCCACCCAGGATGTGCGTGCGCGCATCATGCCGGGCAAGGCGACGGTCAGCATCGAGCGCTACATGGATGCGTTCGCGCAGGCCGTGCCGGTGTTCGGCCGTGGCCAGGTCAATACCTACATTCTGGCCGGGCTCGGCGACACGCCGGACGAAATCCTGTGCCTGTCGGAACGGCTGATCGCGCTCGGCGTGTATCCGTTCGTGGTGCCGTTCGTGCCGATCTCGGGAACCGCGCTGGAAGATCATGCAGCGCCGACCCCGGACTTCATGCGCCAGGTGCTGCGTCCGCTGGGGCGCATGCTGCGCGACGCGAACTTGCGCTCGGTCGACATCAAGGCCGGCTGCGGCCGTTGCGGCGCCTGTTCCTCGCTCAGCGCCTACGAGGACTGAGCCGATGGCGATGTGGGACCAGCCGGCGGCGCCGTTCATCCCCGGGCAATACTGCGTGCGGATCGCGCAGGCCGCGTGGGAACGCGACGGGCATTTCCGCCTACGCCACGAGGTGTTCTGCGACGAGCAGCAGGTGTTCAGCAGAACCGATCGCGACGCCATCGACGATGATGCGATCCTGCTGGTCGCCACCACCTGCGTGCTCGGCAGCCCGCATAGCGTGGTCGGCGCGGTGCGCATCCACGAGGACGAGCCGGGCTCGTGGCGCGGATCGCGGCTGGCGGTGCAGGCCGATCACCGCCGGGTCGGCAGGC
Proteins encoded:
- the mscL gene encoding large conductance mechanosensitive channel protein MscL; the encoded protein is MALKPHAIRAPGWVSEFSAFIMRGNVVDLAVGIIIGAAFTTIVQSLVKDIFTPLIGLVVGGIDFSNIFVTLRGTHYATLAEAQRLGSPTLNVGLFLNAVIQFLIVGLVIFWVVKLLTKLHVRQEAKEAIVLPTASELLLVEIRDLLARREAVPATEPTLPPSLSI
- a CDS encoding MSMEG_0567/Sll0786 family nitrogen starvation N-acetyltransferase, whose protein sequence is MAMWDQPAAPFIPGQYCVRIAQAAWERDGHFRLRHEVFCDEQQVFSRTDRDAIDDDAILLVATTCVLGSPHSVVGAVRIHEDEPGSWRGSRLAVQADHRRVGRLGAELIRLAVCTAHQRGATRFLAQVQVQNVTLFERMNWRSLEQITVHGLPHHLMQADLAHYPPHGLVETRMVRPLAARAMAQAA
- a CDS encoding MSMEG_0572/Sll0783 family nitrogen starvation response protein; amino-acid sequence: MPKVEKIPNQPGDYLVDYEEKVFEDVQAKPGEKALVTFHTVAFEGSIGLVNLLQATRLKRKGFETSILLYGPGITLGVQRGFPRLGDEAFPGHQNFNKQITKFMEEGGKVYACRFSMQALYGHGEGALIPGIRPIAPQDVLDLMLIHRRDGAFILDTWTL
- a CDS encoding MSMEG_0568 family radical SAM protein, which gives rise to MSIQTSMPMSSRQLITELQSFGLKLADSDKGGQSRRGGAGPSDHKAVTVAGQTVMVPIHTATARTSPFTAAPPDPNGITVLMREGMEVGRIAFPRPPRFYGLQTFDGVPYWKIALLHGRDTLATTVMQTCIRYRDQRTACQFCAIGQSLEAGRTIAHKTPEQLAEVARAAVLLDGVRDMVLTTGTPNLDDRGAAVLCDSAFAIKAAIDLPIQAQCEPPRDPVWYARLKAAGADSLGMHLEAATQDVRARIMPGKATVSIERYMDAFAQAVPVFGRGQVNTYILAGLGDTPDEILCLSERLIALGVYPFVVPFVPISGTALEDHAAPTPDFMRQVLRPLGRMLRDANLRSVDIKAGCGRCGACSSLSAYED
- a CDS encoding Nit6803 family nitrilase: MGKIVRAAAIQLSPVLENGTGTVEKVCQAIRNAAAQGVQLAVFPETFVPYYPYFSFVMPASKMGAEHMRLYENAVTVPGPITDMVAAEARAAGMVVVLGVNERDHGSLYNTQVIFDADGTILLKRRKITPTFHERMVWGQGDGAGLRVVESAVGRVGALACWEHYNPLARYALMTQHEEIHCAQFPGSMVGQIFADQMEVTIRHHALEAGCFVVNATGWLTDEQIVSITLDTGLQQALRGGCCAAIVSPEGVLLAPPLREGEGMVVADLDMSLIVKRKRMMDSVGHYARPEFLSLQHDMRPAMPVQIQPA
- the secD gene encoding protein translocase subunit SecD, producing MMYYSRLKMGSVLAVCLIGLLLCLPNVFRMPGANLPWRQIHLGLDLRGGSYLLMRVDLDTLARGRLETLTDGVRQSLLKAGLGYRNLVADPKLGAVTFTPRSPAEHDRDLAILADLPAATPNEFAISTLADGRIAVTLSPGALRTRASDAVAQSIEIVRRRIDATGAVDPEITRQGDDRIVVQLPGISDPNRIKQLLGTTAKMTFHLVAEGVSPGGAAPPGVDMLPMQDDPKQLVPVMHHVDVDGADLTNARAGQDNQSGQWAIDFTLDSVGTRQFAEVTRDNLGKPFAIVLDNKVITAPVIRGVIPSGNGQITGNYTAQSATDLALLLRAGALPAPLEVIEQRSIGPTLGADSIRAGAISLGIGFLLVVGFMAVFYGLFGWYANLALVANLILIVAVLSLFQATLTLPGMAGMLLTLGMAVDANILINERIREEVQRGRTPLAAMQAGFERATSTIVDSNATALLAHVMLFVFGTGPVRGFALTITIGIVTTLFTTLLLSRMLMVRWYATTRPTILPV
- a CDS encoding Gfo/Idh/MocA family protein produces the protein MARSKAPAGPATGPLLRIGIVGAGHFGRFHALKVAASARSVLAGVHDPDQARAASVGREAGGAPALGLDDLLASCDAVIVAAPAEAHFALAEAALRAGRHVLIEKPIASTLDQADRLIALAGQAGRVLQVGHLLRYSAEHKAITQRITRPLYIEATRIAPFKPRGTDVSVILDLMIHDLDLVLAIVDSPIEDVDALGAAVSSAHEDIANARVRFANGCVATITASRISLKTERRMRLFSEEGYLSADFVARELTMIGRDRGLPLPGTGGFRREAVSWQEHDTLAAEHEAFAASCLDGVPVIVDGSAGRRALAAALAVGDGIAEARRRMERSGLIGMQA
- a CDS encoding DUF3597 domain-containing protein, yielding MSFFGSIMDKIVHFATGAVGSADAATPAAAPAAGSPDAPSPSTPAAAPAGASLQSVDVGAVLSKLAEQKGGNLNYQTSIVDLLKLLDLDSSLQARKTLAGELDVHAGADGSAEENIALHKAVVQKLQENGGTVPDSMKG
- the secF gene encoding protein translocase subunit SecF codes for the protein MSNSTSALLRPRFRFVKDGTRIKFMRGRFLGLAVSAFLSAASVGLFFYPGLSLGIDFKGGIVVEARTQGPADFAKIRAGLAAQHVTNAGLQRFGSADDVLIRLDAPAGKDAGSEAATQSLVDKVRAGVSQAQPGTQILRADAVGASVSSELFRNGLLALGISLLMILAYIWFRFEWEFAVSAVATLVLDITKTIGFLAITRFEFDLVMVAAILTVLGYSTNDKVVVYDRVRENLRKYRTMPLRELIDLSINETLNRTLGTSSTVFLAALPLALFGGHTLAGFAWVMLFGIVVGTSSSIFIAAPILLLLGEKRLRRDAQKPAPPRAKAK
- the pdxY gene encoding pyridoxal kinase PdxY, which produces MEKNVNILSIQSWVAYGHVGNAAALFPLQRLGAEVWAVNTVQFSNHPGHGGFTGQVFTGAMIGELVRGIAALGVLAETDAVLSGYLGDESIGEAVLDAVARVRTVRPDMLYCCDPVMGDRGPGLYVRAGIPGLLHGRAVAQADILTPNQFELEQLVPELGDGPHGVQVLADAARGLRGRMHQPGPRCVLVTSVEAQETPAEALDLLLVFDGGAALLRTPRLPINPSGAGDLISALFLFHLRDGSDPVNALERAAASVWGILQRTAEAGSRELLLVQAQDELIRPSRIFRAQLL
- a CDS encoding aminotransferase-like domain-containing protein; its protein translation is MQTDDIIGSWQRHLTGQTGPLYLCIVEALSRSIRQGELREGDRLPPQRRLATALDVDLTTVTRAFNEAKRRGLLDATVGRGSFVRSGVGAARWRDDRQAVVDLTMNLPPMLAEPSMQRLLQEGVSRLLRKQDVGVLMSYRMTAGTTEERTAGAAWLKPVLGQRAVDEVLLVPGAQSAMLAVVSTMAKTGDAIVAEQFTYPGIRALAAQLGLNLSGVGMDAEGMIPDALDRVLRESGARLIYCTPNIQNPTTATMSLERRRRILSVAQAHNSMVLEDDPYGLLPTDPLPALAQLAPTRVFHVATLAKVLSPGLRTAFLVAPSYDHAQRLTAAIRATSLMGAGLMTGLATQWIRGGQARTILDAVRAESAARQRVARTVLGTAPCAHPEGLHVWLRLPPHWNSSDFVTYVRRQGLALVPSDVFTVEGKAPGRVRIALGTAADQPALLDALTSVAAAMQHKRAQGYDNVV